A window of the Lolium perenne isolate Kyuss_39 chromosome 7, Kyuss_2.0, whole genome shotgun sequence genome harbors these coding sequences:
- the LOC127312593 gene encoding protein NRT1/ PTR FAMILY 8.3, with protein sequence MVASSSKAPRGYSYPELAAFPIRKDILAMGSGSEQREQTVALLNRPTIKAEEIYTSDGSLDFEGNPALKHRTGGWRACRFILGTEFCYCLAIFGIGCNLVTYLTAVLGESNVVAARSFSTWAATCSITPLAGAIVADSYWGRYRTMVIAGSVGVAGMLMAALSAYLPLLIRNDMSNMVSAQEFILFLGLYMIAIGSGGLRPCLMSFGADQFDDGDPSECSAKGPFFNWYIFTINCASLVSSTGIVWVEDHYGWALGLTMQVALLAAGLSVLVAASQTYRFHRTRGNPLTRVFQVVVAAIRKYNVDLPANSSLLHELPEDNRAMKGIESIEHTTDLQFFDKAAIITTSNKEADEAAVPAAHNPWRLCAVTQVEELKILVRMFPIWATIVFFYVVSAQVSSTFVEQGTSMDATVGSVRVPPASMSTFDVLTVVVLVPLYDRFFVPAARRLTGKEKGVSELQRVGIGLAMPVLALAAAAIVETERLDAATAAPLLRTKISLLWQAPQYALVGVGEVLTTVGQLDFFYSQAPVAMKTVCTALGLVAVAAGGYMNSCLLTVVQWATTTGGSPGWIPDDLNEGRLDRFFWMMAGLGCLNLMAFVTCATRYKSRKD encoded by the exons ATGGTTGCAAGCTCCTCAAAAGCGCCCAGAGGCTATAGCTACCCAGAATTGGCAGCCTTTCCGATTCGCAAAGACATACTGGCCATGGGCTCCGGAAGCGAGCAGCGAGAGCAGACGGTTGCACTGCTCAACCGCCCTACCATCAAG GCAGAGGAGATATACACCAGCGACGGGTCTCTTGATTTCGAAGGGAACCCGGCGCTGAAGCACCGCACAGGTGGATGGCGCGCGTGCCGCTTCATTCTAG GAACTGAGTTCTGCTACTGCCTGGCGATATTCGGGATCGGGTGCAACCTCGTAACATACCTCACCGCCGTCCTCGGCGAGAGCAACGTCGTCGCCGCCAGGAGTTTTTCCACCTGGGCGGCCACTTGCTCCATCACGCCACTAGCTGGCGCCATCGTGGCCGACTCCTACTGGGGAAGGTACCGCACCATGGTTATTGCCGGCTCCGTCGGCGTCGCG GGGATGCTCATGGCAGCACTCTCGGCGTACCTGCCGCTGCTCATCAGGAACGACATGTCGAACATGGTGTCGGCTCAAGAGTTCATCTTGTTTCTCGGTCTTTACATGATTGCCATCGGATCAGGCGGCCTCCGGCCGTGCCTGATGTCTTTCGGCGCCGACCAGTTTGACGACGGCGACCCGTCTGAGTGCTCGGCGAAAGGCCCCTTCTTCAACTGGTACATTTTCACCATTAACTGCGCGTCGCTGGTATCCAGCACCGGCATCGTGTGGGTGGAGGACCACTATGGGTGggcgctcggcctgaccatgcagGTTGCACTCCTAGCTGCCGGGCTCTCCGTCCTCGTTGCGGCATCACAGACGTACAGATTTCATCGAACCCGGGGCAACCCGCTGACAAGAGTTTTCCAGGTCGTCGTGGCAGCCATCAGAAAGTACAACGTCGACCTGCCGGCTAATAGCTCTCTCCTCCACGAGCTGCCAGAAGACAATCGCGCGATGAAGGGAATCGAGAGTATAGAGCACACCACTGATCTTCA GTTCTTTGACAAAGCCGCCATTATCACGACTTCGAATAAGGAGGCGGATGAGGCAGCAGTACCAGCGGCGCACAACCCATGGAGGCTCTGCGCCGTGACTCAGGTGGAGGAGCTCAAGATTCTTGTGAGGATGTTCCCGATTTGGGCGACCATCGTCTTCTTCTATGTTGTGTCGGCGCAGGTCTCGTCCACGTTCGTGGAGCAGGGAACGTCCATGGATGCCACCGTGGGCTCCGTGCGTGTCCCGCCCGCATCCATGTCCACCTTTGACGTGCTCACCGTCGTCGTCCTGGTCCCTCTCTATGATCGGTTCTTTGTGCCGGCAGCAAGGCGGCTCACCGGTAAGGAAAAGGGCGTCTCGGAGCTGCAGAGGGTCGGCATCGGTCTCGCCATGCCCGTACTCGCCCTGGCCGCTGCGGCGATCGTCGAGACGGAGCGCCTCgacgcggcgacggcggcgcctcTTCTGCGGACGAAGATAAGTCTGTTGTGGCAGGCTCCACAGTACGCGCTGGTGGGCGTGGGTGAGGTGCTCACCACCGTCGGGCAGCTCGACTTCTTCTACAGCCAGGCGCCGGTCGCGATGAAGACCGTGTGCACGGCGCTTGGACTTGTTGCCGTAGCAGCCGGCGGCTACATGAACTCGTGCCTACTGACGGTAGTGCAGTGGGCGACGACGACAGGAGGCTCGCCGGGGTGGATCCCCGACGACCTGAACGAGGGGCGCCTGGATCGATTCTTCTGGATGATGGCCGGACTGGGCTGCCTGAATCTGATGGCGTTTGTGACCTGCGCCACGAGGTACAAATCAAGGAAAGATTGA